The Candidatus Sysuiplasma jiujiangense genome includes the window GCGGATACCTTGCCTTTCCCCTGAAGGTATAGAACCACAGGCGGAAAATATACAGACCGGTGAAGAGGGCCGCAATCAGCCCGAACAGCCAGATCAGAATGAAAATCGAATTATAGGCGGAAGCACCCAGCGCAGCGCTGAGAACCGCATCCTTGCTGAAAAATCCGCTGAAAGGCACGATGCCTGCGAGTGAAAGAGAGCCGAAGAGCATTGTCAGGGAGGTTATTCTCAGCTTCCCTGAAAGTCCGCCCATTTTGCGCATATCCTGTATTCCGTCAAGCGCATGCATTACGCTCCCGGCACAGAGGAAAAGCAGCGCCTTGAATATTGCCTGATTCATAAGGTGAAACACGCCTGCGCTGTAGCCTAGCGAGTAATAAGCGGACGCTCCGGGAGACGGAGAAACTGAAAGAACATATGCTCCCGCGCCGAGCGCCAGGAACATGTAGCCGAGCTGGCTTATTGTTGAAAATGCGAGAACGCGCTTTATATCAAATGTCGCTATTGCCATCGTTGCAGCAAACAGTGCGGTGAAGCCGCCTATGAAAGCAACAAAGAGTGAACTGACAGGCGACTGGCTGAACAGAGGATACATCCTCGCTACGAGATAGACACCCGCATTGACCATTGTAGCACCATGTATCATTGCGGAGACGGGCGTGGGACCCTCCATGGCATCGACAAGCCAGTCCTGCAGCGGGAACTGGGCGCTTTTGCCCATTGCTCCGCCGAAAAGTGCAAGCGTTGCAATAGTGAGCAGTCCCTGATTTTTCAGTGCCGTAATCGAACCCGGCTGGAAGAGCGTATCGAACATAACGGTATGATTTCCTGAACTGAGCAGCAGCACTATGCCGAACAGAAGAAACATGTCGCCGAATCTCGTGACAATAAATGCTTTCTTGGCAGCCCTTGCCGCAGACGGTCTTTCATACCAGAAACCTATGAGGAGATAGGAGCCAAGTCCCACGAGTTCCCAGAATATGTACATCTCGAGCAGATTGTTTGCCATGACAAGCCCGAGCATAACTCCAACAAACATCGAAATTATGCCGAAGAATCTCTTTCTCCTCGGTCCCTCCTCATGCATATAGCCGACGCTGTAGAGCACAATCAGGAAGCTGACAGAGGAAACGACGGCCATCATCACGACTGTGAGCCAGTCGACATAAATTCCAAGATAAACACCTGATGTTCTTGAGAATGTTATGTATTCGAACTGCTGCTGGAATGCAGCGGGATAGATTCCGGCACCGTTTCCGGTAAACTCGATAACAAATATGAGCAGTGAAATGGCGGCTGAAATCCCGACACCAAGAACCGCTATCCATTCGGCCAGCCGCGGACGTGAAACAGGCACAATGGAAATTACGGCGAATGCGATTATCGGGGAAAGGGTTACCAGCGATGCATACGGAAGAAGCGGATCCGTTCTACCACCTCAGATCTGCGACTTCGTTCACTTCTATCGTGTCCCTCGATTTCCACAACACCAGCAGTATTGCCAGTCCGACTGCCACCTCGGCGGCCGCAACTGCAATCGAAATCAGTGCAAAGACCTGGCCATCGGCTGCGAGAGCCTGGGTCGGCGCTGTGTTTGAAAATGCAACAAAGTTGATGTTTGCAGCATTTAGCATCAGTTCTATGGACAGCAGAACCATTATGGCGTTTCTCCTGAAGAGGACGCCAAACACTCCGACCACAAAGAGGAGTGAAGAGAACAGTATCACGTCCGCTATCGGTATCAGAATTATTCCTCCTTTGCAAGATAGACGCCGCCAATCATGGAAGCGGCGAGAAGAACGGCTACTATCAGAAATGTTATGCCGTAACCACCCGGATTAAACATCTGGTAGGAGACTGCGGCAGTGCCGGAAACAGTCTGGCCCGCATATCCCCAGTTTGCAGGAACCAATGCAATCGAGAGGACTATAAACAGCAGAAAACTCAGGAGGATCGCGATTATTTGATATCTTTCCAAATAGATTCCTCCTTCAGCCGACAAGTATGTTGCGTCTCGTGAGCATTATTCCAAACAGTATGAGAACGACC containing:
- the nuoK gene encoding NADH-quinone oxidoreductase subunit NuoK produces the protein MLIPIADVILFSSLLFVVGVFGVLFRRNAIMVLLSIELMLNAANINFVAFSNTAPTQALAADGQVFALISIAVAAAEVAVGLAILLVLWKSRDTIEVNEVADLRW